DNA from Coprobacter tertius:
ATAAAGAATCATTTCAGAGTTAGGCGTTACAGATTCCCAATATACAGCAGAACGAACCGAATTATACGGATCGACTTTCTTCATATCCGTTACAGCTTCACCATTGGCATCCAAAGTAACGAGTTTATAATTGGTATACGTTTTCAGGAAATCACCGGCATAATTACGGGCTTTTTCCCATTTCGTATTATCTTCTGTCTGCGGGAATAATTGTTTTCCGTCGGCATTAACCAATGATCTGTAAAATGAATTACCATTGAACAGGGGACTGGCTGCATATAACCAAAGTTGTGAACGAACAGCATCTACAATATCACGGTTGATATGACCTACCAAAATAGGGGTAAATTCACCACCGCTATGAGCGACACTGAGATTACCGCGTACAGCAGCCAACTCACTATCGATAAAGCTGATACATTCGTCAACGCTATTTCTGGGTAAATTCATTTCCTCATTCGTAGCATCGGCAGGATATACCTTGTCGAGGATTACGAAAGGTCCGTATATTTTGAAAATCCAGAAATAATAGATAGCACGCAATGCTCTGGCCTCATTATAATACTGAACTTTCAGTTCATCGGTAAGTTCCGGATTTTTATTTACGTTTTCCATAAAGATACCTGCTTTAGCAATACCTTTATAGTATTCGATCCACCAACGGTTAACCCAACCTGAAGTTGCATTTACCGCACCATTATTCACCTCATTCGAGTTTACACCCGACCAGGTAAATTCAGCTTCACTACTGGCTGCAGTCCATACACCCACTGTACTACCACCTTGACGTTGGTTATGTTCATCGGGAATGTACGAATATACATTAGCCAGGAATTTTTCTGTCAATTCTTTGCTTTGGAAAACCGACTCAAGGGTCATACGTTCACCGGGAACCGTGTCGAAATAATCGTTACACGAAGCGGTAACCAGTAACAATCCTGAAAGCAAGGCTACTTTTATCTTGTTTTTCATTTTGTCAATATTCTTTATTAATTAAAAATTAAAGCTTAACCCTACTGAATAAGTTCTTACATTAGGATAGCTGACACCATTATTAGTATTCAACTCGGGATCCCACAAATCAAACTTCGACCAGGTAAGCAAGTTCGTTCCCATAACATATACACGAGCACCGCTTACACGAGTTCCATCGAACCATTTTTTCGGGAAATAATAAGAAATATTCACCTGTTTCAAACGTAAGAAACTTACATCACGTTTCCACCAAGTACTTGTTTTGAAGTTGTTCTGATTTGAGAAATCAGAAGAACCATAGCCTAAACGAGGATAGAATACATTCTGGTTAGTAGGATCATCTTCACTCCAACGATCTCCGATATTTGCATAAAGGTTACCTTTACCACCATCACCCTGGAACGGCATAATACTTGAACCGCTCAGATTACGGTCTGCTTTAGCTACACCCTGGAACAATACACTCAAAGAAAGATTTCCAATTCTCAGGTCACCACCAAAACCATAATACATCTTAGGCACATCACCGCGACCGATTTTTACCTGGTCGTATTCGTCGATAACACCGTCCCCGTTCATATCTTTATATTTGATATCACCAGGGCTCAATTTACGGGGTTCTCCTGCGGTTTCACCGAACTGCAAAGGAGATGCTTCGATTTCTTCCATGCTGGTGAAAAGACCTTCAGCAACGTATCCCCAACGGGCCAATACGTTAGAACCTTTTCTATCTAACCAAGGATATGCGGGAGGAGCATCGTCATTTTCGATGATCTTATCTTCATTCCAAGTAAAGTTACCACGTACCGTTAATGTTATATCTTTAGTAATGGGCTGAGTATAGTCCATAGAAAGTTCATAACCATGGTTTTCAACAATACCGAGGTTACCCATCGGCAGGTTATTCAAACCGATATAGTCAGGAACAGAAATTCTCTGCAAGAAAATTCCCTCACGACGTTCGTGGAAATAATCGAATACGAATGACAAATTATCATTCAAGAATTTAAGATCGACACCAAAGTCTCTCTTACGGGAAGTCGACCATTTTACATTAACACCGTAATCTGAAATAGCGACACCTGATTTCGAGGTAGAACCCCATCTATAACCAGCGTTACCATCTGTCATAAGAGTCATGTATCCGAAACGACGAGAACCAATAACGTCACTACCTACTTTACCGTCGGTATAACGGAATTTCAGGAACGATACGTACGGTCTGATAGGATCCCAAAAACGTTCGTTAGAGGGTACCCAACCCACACCGACTGCCGGGAAGAAACCGAAACGATTGCTGGGTGCGAAGTTTTCAGAACCGTTATAACCCATATTAAGTTCCAAGAAATAACGGTCGTCATATGAATAAGTCGCACGAGCAGCGATACCCTGGTTCTTATAAGGAACAGATGCGATCAGATCGCCAACATCGGTATATCTGAGTTCTTTTGTATTAAAAAGGAACATAGCCCCTACTCTGTGTTTACGAGCAAATACCCGATCATAGTTTAAAGCAGCTTCGAAATAGAAAGTACGGTTACCATTTTGTCCATTACCATATCCTAAAGTAGGATTACCACTTTCATAAGTACGAACCAGGTTCAGCGTACCGTCCTCGTTATAAGGATTAACCCATAAACCATTTTCATCTTTTGAAGAATTGATAAAGAATGTACTTTCACGTTTGGTATAACTTGCAGTATGACCAGAAGTTACGTCAAAAGCAGCCAAAGCATATACTTTAAGTCCCTTACTCCAGTTCCAGAAATCGAGGTCCTGAGTAAGTTTGATATTCATATTTACTTTTGTCGTATATTCTTCTTTATATCCACGACGAGTCAAATCAGACCACGGGTTACGATAGTCACCGTTCGACTGAGTTCCCGGAACAGAACCATCGGGGTATTCTTTAGCATAAGCTACCGGACTTACATCCATTGCCTGAGCGAAAATATTTCCCGAACCTTCTGCAGGATAATGACCGTTTGCAAAATATCCCTGAACGCCCACATTGATCAAAGTCTTATCTGTAGCCTTCAAGTCAACATTCGATACAAAGTTATAACGACGATATTTCATCGTAACGTCATAAGATTCGATATCACCTTTATTGGTAAGACCGCTTTCATCATAGTAAGACAACGAAACATAGTATGTCGCATTGGGCACACCACCACGTACACTCATATTCAAACGACGATTATGTCCCCAGTCTTTATACAGTTCATCGATCCAGTCAACATTAGGATAAAGATATTTGTTATACAGGTGAGGATTATCGTTGGGTATAAGACCATATGCTTTTTTAGTAGCTTCGATATATCCCGGTTTAAACAACACAGGACCTCCTGAGTTCTGAGAGGCTTCATTGGCAGCATCCATATATTGGAAACCATCGGCCATGTCAGGAACATAAGTCAACTGAGTAAAACCTTCATAATAATCGAGAGAGAATTGCGGTTTACCCACTTTACCCGGTTTTGTTTGGATAAGGATAACACCGTTAGCACCACGCACACCATAAACAGCCGTAGCAGATGCATCTTTTAAAACCGTGAAAGACTCGATGTCGTTAACGTCGATCTGAGAGAAATCACGTTCTACACCATCCACAAGAATCAACGGTTTAGAGTTCTGGTTAGTAAAAGTAGAGATACCACGAATCCAGATATCCGAATCATCGTGTCCCGGTTCACCGGTACGCTGTACCGATACCACACCCGAAAGACGACCTGCCAGAGAAGAACTCAAGTTAGCAGCCGGCATTTTCATATCGCCTACTTTCAATTGTGATTGCGAACCTACGGCAGCGATTTTACGTTGCTCGCCATAACCTACGACAACGACTTCATTCATAGCCGTTACATTCTCTTCAAGAACGATATCTAAAAGAGTCTGATTCGGCTTAATTTTAATTTCCTGTGGTTTAAATCCGATATACGTTACCGAAATCACAGGATTAGCACCTTGGAGCACAATGTTATAAGTACCGTTCACGTCGGTAATTACCGCATTGTTCGTACCTTTTTCGGTTACTGTTACACCAATCATCAGTTCACCTTTGGTGTCGGTAACACGACCTGTTAATTTTTGCGCTGCTTCGACAAACGATATTGAGGCAAAAAGCATCATGAATACCGCAAAAAGTTTAATCGAATGCAACTTCAAATGAATTTGTTTCATGCATTTTCACATTTAAATAATTAATATTTAATGAGATAATTCTAAAAGAGAGTTAAGTAAATAATTAGTATTAGATTTCGATTTCATGGAAAAAAGAAATAATAGCCGCCGTTTTACCAACGGCTATTATCTCTATTATTAATAATTATAAATTCAGCACTTTTTCGGTATAAGCTTTACCGTTTTCTACAATACGCACAATGTAAATTCCTGTTGTCGGCAAAGACAAGGTTGCAATTCCATCCTGACCAACTGTTTGTTTAATCAACTGACCGTTGGTATTGTACAGACTTACATCAGCTTTGTCGATACCGGTTATCGTTACAATACCGCCATTTACTACGATCTTGTAAGCAGATTCCGCTACATTATCTTCGATACCGGAAGGATCCCAGGGTTTCTGAACTTTAAGAGTCGGATAAGAAACTCCTTCCTCTATCGTCCATACATTATCGAAATCCCATCCCATTTCTACATAAGTAGTTTGCTTGTAGAATTCTTCAGAAGCACGAGCATCAGATTCACTTACTCTGGGATATCCGGCAAAATCGGTAGATTGTTCGTAGTTAGGATTACCTACTTCTCCGGAAACAGAATTGAAGGTTGCAGCCATATCGTAACGACACTTATTGAATTCTTTCAATACAGAACCTGTTCCGTCAGCAGTTACAATAAAGCGTCCAGCCAGACCGGCTTCGATGTTAGCCATTACTGCCAATCCATTCATAGTCGTAAGATCGCTACTTCCTTCTGAAGCTTTGGTTTCATCCATACCCAAAATACCACCGGCACGGTTAAACCAGCTTGCTGTAGAAATAGATCTTACCTGACCGGCAACATACGAGTTCTTGAATGTAGTAGCCATACATACACCGGCCAAACCACCACCTTGGTAATTATCGGTATTCATATCGCCATTGAAGTAGCAGTTTTCGATTGTAGATCTTACCGATTTACCCACTATACCGCCCACATGGTCGTTACCGTTTACACTACCTGTAACATAACACTGAGAGATAAGATCACCTTCAGACCAACCTACGATACCACCGACATCCTGACCCTTTGCAGAGAAATTAAGATCGGTAACTCCTAAATTAGTAATAGTAGCTCTTCTGGTTACATTAAATAAACCGCCTTTCTTATTAGGACTTCCCGTATAGATACATTTAATATTACGTATCTGATGTCCCTGGCCATCAAATGTTCCGGTGAAAGGATTATCTTCTGTACCGATACCTGTGAATGTAACACCGGTCATATCGATATCATTCATCAGTTTATAATTACCTACAACAAAATTCTGAGCGGCAACTAAATCCTGAGGAGTTCTAATTTCACGGTTAGCTCCATCTTCGAGATAAACTGTTACCGTGAATGATTTACCGACTGTTTTAACATCTGTTCCTTCTACTGCTCCATTACCATAATCATCAGCTTCCGGTGTAAATGTAACAACAGTCATTTCAGACGGATTTCTCGTTACGTTCAAGAATAATTCATGAGCATCGTTTACAACACCGTCAGTACGGAATAAATTGCTATCAAAGCTATATTTTACATTCTGTCCGTTAGAACCATAAATATGAGTAAGTGTAGTCGAAGGAAGAACACCTACAATAAGGTCAACATTGTCAGGAGCACCGATTACATGTACATCAATCGGAGTATTCTGCCATTTCAGCACCGGATACAAACCATTTACCATTTTCCAGGTATTCGTCATATCCCAGCCAGCAGCTTCAGCATAGAATGTTTCATCTTTTGCAAAACTTACCTCTTCCAATGGATTTCCATGTTCAGTATTGTCTCCCATTTCCTCTACACTCGGAGTTGTAAGGCTGTTCAAATCTTTACCATAAGCTGTGGTAGGCAATGAGTAACAATTTATCACCTGAGCAGTTTTAGTTTCACCGCCGAATACAACCATACGCTTACCGTTACCAGCGATCAGATAAGGAGAAAGACAAAGGCTGTTTTCAATACGTGCATATGTGTTTTCTTTATCAACCAGGCAAGCAACACCTCCGACATTAGAACCCGGACATCTTGCAATACCACTGAAATAAGAATTTTCTATTACAGCAGCAATCATCGTACCCATCAGACCGGCAGCCTGATATTGTCTTGAATAAACTTCCGAATTAGAATAACAGTCGGTCATAAGAGTGTTAACGATTTGACTCTGAGGATCGAGACAATCATCCATAGTACCACCAATAATAGCAGCAACATGGTCGCGACCTTCTACATAACTGTTACCTACATAACATTGCGATACAGTAGTACCAGCTGCACGTCCGACGATAACACCGGTATTTGCATTACCGTTAACGTTTGCATTTTCAAAACCTAATTTTTCGATTGTAGCTCCACTGGCAGCACCGATGAAACCGGTATTGTCATTATCGGGAGTATTAATTGTAAGATTTTTAATAATGTGTCCTTCACCTTTAATAGTACCGGTAAAAGGTGCATCTACCGTACCGATAGCAGCAAATTCAACACCTGCCAGATCGATATCAGCAGTTAAAGTATATTCACCGTCGAGTTTATAACGAATATTATCGAGTTCTTCAGCCGTAGCGATTGTAGGAGAAACTTCGATAACAGTAAGTTCGAAACTTTGAGAAGCGGCATTAGAATTATCGTCTGCTACTGTTGAAGCGGTAATAGTTGTAGTACCAACTGATTTAGAAGTAATAACACCGTCAGCAATAGTTGCAACAGCCTCATTACTGCTGGTATAAGTTACCACTTTACCAAAGGTAGAATAAGCGCCAACAGTTTTCGTACCGTTATTTACCATCTTACAATCTTCGGGCAAACCATAAACCTGATCGAATTCTTTTATACCTTTATCTTTAACCCATTTCAATAAAGGTAAAGAAGAATTTCCTACAGTCCATATAGTTGCATCCCATGCTAAAGTACTGGTAATAAAATCAGCAGATTTCAGTTCTTCCAATGATTTTTTGTCACCGTCCATACCTGAAGGATCTTGGGTGGGATCTTCCGGATCGATAGCAACACCATTAATCAGGGTCCCTTCCCAACCATAAGAATTCGAGATAGTATATGGTTTGGGAGTATCACCGGCATACCCCAAAATGCGATGAACTCGGCCATTGTTTCCGGTTAAATAAGGAGAAGCCACGAAACTAGCGACAATATTAGTCGCTTCGTTACCCCAAACTTCCGAAGCATTGTCAATCAACGCCACAATACCACCGGTATTCGATTTATTCTCGCAAATACCCGAGAAGTAGCAATTTACAATATCTACGTCATACGAAGTACCTACGATACCTCCAGCCTGGCTGAGAGAGGAAATAATCAAGGCCGTAGAAAAACAATCTTTCACCCGGCTTTTTTCCGTAGCACTCGCTCCGAAACCACCGACAATACCGGCAACATGGTCTGCACCATTAATGATACCAGATACAAAACAGCCTTCGACAACTGTACCGTTTGCCGCATTACCAACGATACCAGCTACGTCTTGTTTACCCGCTAACGATACATTCACAAGACCCACTTTAGAAATTTGGGCTCCATTAGCAGCACCGAACAACCCCACTTTATCCGCCTCGGGGGTATCGACTTTTAATCCATTAATTACAAATCCGTTTCCATCAAAGATTCCGGTAAAAGGAGCTTCTGCAGTTCCTATCGGAGTCCAGTCACCAGACAAAGTAATATCGGCTGTCAACTGATAGTGACCACCCAGATCATCGGCTATCGCCTTTAATCCAGCTTCATCACTAATCGGAGTCTGAGCCAACATTACGGAAGGGGCACAACAAAGGAGCCCCACAAAAGCCATCTTCAACATACGTGAAGACAGCCCTGACAATTGCGTAAGTCTTTTCATGTCGTTTAATTTAAGTTACTAATAAGTGGAATAAAGAGGGAAAGGGAACACGATCTCAACACTTTTACTCTTTATTTCATGTCAAATTTGGGGATAAACCAATAGGGAAAGATTTCTGTGTAAGACAAAAAGGTGTCATAATCATCTCTTTGTAGATTATGACACCTTTTTTGCTATTTATGACACTACGGCTATTTCAGAGCATTTTTTCGCATAAAACACTGTATATATTCTATTTGATACTCGAAATTACTTATAATGCCTTTATTTTTTTCAAATTATCACGAACAATAATGTAATTGTTCGTGATAATATAATCATTCGAAACTGATTAATTCATTACTTTTTGAGTATATACAGTACCATTTTCTACAATACGTACTACATATACACCTGAAGTAGGAATATCAATCATTACAGTACCTGACTGACCCGACAGTTGCGCTGCAACCTGACCATTCATGCCAACCAGAGCAACCTGAGCATTTGTCAATCCGGAGATTATAACTTGACCATTTGATACAGTCACTTTATAGCCGTCTGCCGTTGCACCATCGATAGCATCGGTATCAAGAGTTACCGTTACATCGGTCGTTGCAGGTTCTGCATTTATCAACACATACTTCTCTGCATTCGTAACTCCGAATGTCAACAAACAAGTACCGTCGGTTTCAGCACCATCTTTAATACTCAAAATACCATCAGTCATTACAACCGATTCGGCTGCATCACCTGTAATCTCACATGAGAGACCCGATAAGAGCGTCATACCATAATTGGTAACCGGTTTCTTCGTAAAGTCTGAAGTCGTTGTTTCATCAACCTCAGAAAGTGTTACAGATTCCGGAACATCTACAATTGTCATGTATACTTTATCTTGCCATTTCAAGACAGGATAAGTTCCGTCGGCTGTCCAGACATCAGAAGACCATCCCATTGTCGTAATCACATCGGCAGAAGTTGCACTTACAGGAAGATTCGCTCCGTGAGGTTTATCAAGGCCATAATTGTAGTCTGTTTCAGGAACCGTACCTAATTCACCTTTACCGATTAACAACCAAGGTGCGGCATAATTATTTTCGAGGGTACATTTTTCGTTTCCGGGAACAATACGCAAAGATACGCCACCATCGATCGTTGTTGCCAAACATAATACATTTTTAATATAGGATTGTTCATTTCCTTCTATCAATGAAACAATTCCGCAAGTATTTTGAATGTTACATTTAACCGATCCGGCAAAATACGATTTTTCTACCGTTCCATTACTTAATACACCCACGAGGCCACCTGCTTGGTATCCAGTAGAAACGATTTCTGCAATTCCATAACAGTTAGAAATGCTAGAGCCAGAACCATCTGTCATACCGACTAATGAAGCTACATGATCATATCCTTCGATATAGCTGTTTGCTACATAACATTCAGAAATTGTTGTAGCGAAAGCTCTACCAACGATTCCAGCAACATCAGCTTTACCTTTAAGATTTGCACTTTCAAGTCCTACCTGAGAAATCGTAGCGCCATTCGTTACTCCGAACAAACCTACTCGATCAGCTTCAGGTGTATTTATTACTAAACCTTTGATAATATGCCCATTACCAATAAGTTTTCCAGTAAACGGAGCATCAGTAGTTCCTATCGGAGAAAATTCAACTTCGGTAAGATCGATATCATTTACTAAAGTGTATTCTGCATCGAGTTTAAAACGGATATTATCCAGATCTTCTGCAGTTTCGATCTGCGTCTTAATGGTTACTACAGATAAAGTGAACGATGCTGTAGCAGCATTAGAATGAGCATCTTCAACCGTAGAAGCCGTAATTGCACTTTCTCCATTGCCAACGATAGTAACGACGTTACCTTCGATTGTCGCTACATCTGTATTGCCAGAGGTATAAACAACATCTTTTCCGAATAACGAATAAGCATTCAAATCGATTGTGGAACCTATTTCACCTTTTAAGATTCCGGTCTGCAATCCGTAGATAACATCGAGATTTGCCGGAACTGTTTGCCATGCTAAAACAGGAAGCGTTCCGTCAGTAATCTTCCATTCCGATCCGAATCCGACAGTATTGGTTTGGAAATCTGCAGATTTCAGTTCTTCCATAGTCTTCGATTCACCATCAAAACCGGCAACATCACTGGTTGCAGTAAGAATATTTCCTTTCTGATCGAGAATAGTAACATCCAAACCGTAGTTATTGGTTAATGTATATTTCTTTCCGTCGGGATTACCGAGAATACGATTACATCCTTCTCCAGCCCATTCTCCTGCATATATATAAGGTGCAACAGAGAAACAGTTTGTAACGATCGTTATTGAAGCATCGTCACCGCCTTCGGGTAAAGCAACAATACCGCCACCATTAGAAAAACCGCTGCTATTAGCTTTAATATAACCGGCAAAATAACATTTATCTACTGTTATCGGTTTTGTCGTTCCGGCAATACCACCGCACTGACCACCAATAAGAACAGCCGTAGAATAAGAGTTAGAAACAGTATTCATCGGTTGATCTCCGCTACAACCGCCAATAAACGAGGCATTATGATCGTTTCCGAGAATGGTTCCCGTTACATAACACTGGTCGATCGTTACACCACCTTTGGCCAAACCTACAACAGCAGCGACATTTTGTTTACCGGCCTTAATCGATACATTTTCGAATCCGAGTTTAGAAATAGTCGCATTTTTAGCAGCAGAAATAAATCCGATTCTATCAGCGTTTGTGGTAATCAACATATTCTTAATGATATGACCGTTACCATTGATCGTACCCGTAAACGGAGCCTGATCAGAACCGATCGGAGTCCATTCAACAGGAGCAAGATCGATATCGGCAGTAAGAATATATTTACCATCGAGTTTATCGTTAATAGCTTGCAGTTGTTCAACCGTAGAAATTTCGATATATTGTTCCATACCGAATAATCTCAATGTAGGAAGCGATTCACCATAAGAGAATCCCCATACATTATCCA
Protein-coding regions in this window:
- a CDS encoding SusC/RagA family TonB-linked outer membrane protein yields the protein MKQIHLKLHSIKLFAVFMMLFASISFVEAAQKLTGRVTDTKGELMIGVTVTEKGTNNAVITDVNGTYNIVLQGANPVISVTYIGFKPQEIKIKPNQTLLDIVLEENVTAMNEVVVVGYGEQRKIAAVGSQSQLKVGDMKMPAANLSSSLAGRLSGVVSVQRTGEPGHDDSDIWIRGISTFTNQNSKPLILVDGVERDFSQIDVNDIESFTVLKDASATAVYGVRGANGVILIQTKPGKVGKPQFSLDYYEGFTQLTYVPDMADGFQYMDAANEASQNSGGPVLFKPGYIEATKKAYGLIPNDNPHLYNKYLYPNVDWIDELYKDWGHNRRLNMSVRGGVPNATYYVSLSYYDESGLTNKGDIESYDVTMKYRRYNFVSNVDLKATDKTLINVGVQGYFANGHYPAEGSGNIFAQAMDVSPVAYAKEYPDGSVPGTQSNGDYRNPWSDLTRRGYKEEYTTKVNMNIKLTQDLDFWNWSKGLKVYALAAFDVTSGHTASYTKRESTFFINSSKDENGLWVNPYNEDGTLNLVRTYESGNPTLGYGNGQNGNRTFYFEAALNYDRVFARKHRVGAMFLFNTKELRYTDVGDLIASVPYKNQGIAARATYSYDDRYFLELNMGYNGSENFAPSNRFGFFPAVGVGWVPSNERFWDPIRPYVSFLKFRYTDGKVGSDVIGSRRFGYMTLMTDGNAGYRWGSTSKSGVAISDYGVNVKWSTSRKRDFGVDLKFLNDNLSFVFDYFHERREGIFLQRISVPDYIGLNNLPMGNLGIVENHGYELSMDYTQPITKDITLTVRGNFTWNEDKIIENDDAPPAYPWLDRKGSNVLARWGYVAEGLFTSMEEIEASPLQFGETAGEPRKLSPGDIKYKDMNGDGVIDEYDQVKIGRGDVPKMYYGFGGDLRIGNLSLSVLFQGVAKADRNLSGSSIMPFQGDGGKGNLYANIGDRWSEDDPTNQNVFYPRLGYGSSDFSNQNNFKTSTWWKRDVSFLRLKQVNISYYFPKKWFDGTRVSGARVYVMGTNLLTWSKFDLWDPELNTNNGVSYPNVRTYSVGLSFNF
- a CDS encoding GLUG motif-containing protein, producing the protein MKRLTQLSGLSSRMLKMAFVGLLCCAPSVMLAQTPISDEAGLKAIADDLGGHYQLTADITLSGDWTPIGTAEAPFTGIFDGNGFVINGLKVDTPEADKVGLFGAANGAQISKVGLVNVSLAGKQDVAGIVGNAANGTVVEGCFVSGIINGADHVAGIVGGFGASATEKSRVKDCFSTALIISSLSQAGGIVGTSYDVDIVNCYFSGICENKSNTGGIVALIDNASEVWGNEATNIVASFVASPYLTGNNGRVHRILGYAGDTPKPYTISNSYGWEGTLINGVAIDPEDPTQDPSGMDGDKKSLEELKSADFITSTLAWDATIWTVGNSSLPLLKWVKDKGIKEFDQVYGLPEDCKMVNNGTKTVGAYSTFGKVVTYTSSNEAVATIADGVITSKSVGTTTITASTVADDNSNAASQSFELTVIEVSPTIATAEELDNIRYKLDGEYTLTADIDLAGVEFAAIGTVDAPFTGTIKGEGHIIKNLTINTPDNDNTGFIGAASGATIEKLGFENANVNGNANTGVIVGRAAGTTVSQCYVGNSYVEGRDHVAAIIGGTMDDCLDPQSQIVNTLMTDCYSNSEVYSRQYQAAGLMGTMIAAVIENSYFSGIARCPGSNVGGVACLVDKENTYARIENSLCLSPYLIAGNGKRMVVFGGETKTAQVINCYSLPTTAYGKDLNSLTTPSVEEMGDNTEHGNPLEEVSFAKDETFYAEAAGWDMTNTWKMVNGLYPVLKWQNTPIDVHVIGAPDNVDLIVGVLPSTTLTHIYGSNGQNVKYSFDSNLFRTDGVVNDAHELFLNVTRNPSEMTVVTFTPEADDYGNGAVEGTDVKTVGKSFTVTVYLEDGANREIRTPQDLVAAQNFVVGNYKLMNDIDMTGVTFTGIGTEDNPFTGTFDGQGHQIRNIKCIYTGSPNKKGGLFNVTRRATITNLGVTDLNFSAKGQDVGGIVGWSEGDLISQCYVTGSVNGNDHVGGIVGKSVRSTIENCYFNGDMNTDNYQGGGLAGVCMATTFKNSYVAGQVRSISTASWFNRAGGILGMDETKASEGSSDLTTMNGLAVMANIEAGLAGRFIVTADGTGSVLKEFNKCRYDMAATFNSVSGEVGNPNYEQSTDFAGYPRVSESDARASEEFYKQTTYVEMGWDFDNVWTIEEGVSYPTLKVQKPWDPSGIEDNVAESAYKIVVNGGIVTITGIDKADVSLYNTNGQLIKQTVGQDGIATLSLPTTGIYIVRIVENGKAYTEKVLNL